In Amia ocellicauda isolate fAmiCal2 chromosome 7, fAmiCal2.hap1, whole genome shotgun sequence, the genomic window GTCTGATGAAAACAACCCTTTTGCACAGAAAAAGCTAATGTGCAAAACAATGCGTATGTGGCTGTATGCATGTCTGTCGTAGAGTGACTGGAGTCTTTGCATTCATGATTAGGCTCTCAGACATGAAACCTGCTTTATTTCTCTCTGGCTGGACACACTGGACCTGTAGTTGTTGATTCCCGCAGTAATCGCCCGTTTGCCCGCAGCTGGTGTGTATTTGCGCTGGGGAGGTACAGTAGCTTACCGGCGTGAGTGACTGCACTTGGGTGATGTTTTGCCGTTTAATTCACAGATAGATACAGTAAGTTGTAATAAATGGGACTTCATCGCCATGACCAGCAGCTTTCTGTTGGAGAACATTGATTTATATGTCGCATCCTCAGCTGTACTTCAGCGGAGGCTCGCAGGAGGAACACAGGCTGGAACCTGTTGCTGAAATGTGCGGATCTGACGAGCAGGGGCTGCGCAGTCCTGTCGGTCTGTAGCTGTGCAGATATTGTGCTTAATGTTTTATCTGTGCACTCATAATTATTCACTAGTCGTCgatcaaatgtttttattgaaacCGACTAAGGGAGGCTGTCCAGTACAGACTATTTCATTTAACCCTATATTGATTGTTTAATATAGACTAttgattatgtatttaatttttcacaTGTATCCTATACATAtcctttattataataaaagtaaagaacATAGTCGTGTTGAGCAGTTGAgcatacatgtatatatcaCTGACACTAAGAATATTTTGACCAATTTTTCCATGTGCAATTGAGTGTAATTATATGTTATGGCCCTCTTGGACCCATCAGAGAAATCTGTTTAATTATTGTGTTCCCACAAACAAGAGCCCTGTCCTGACTGAAGTGTGAACTGCACTCTTGTGTTGCTTCCAGATGTAAGGATGGGCCCGATGGGAGAAGCCAGGCATAGCGAGGGCTTGTTGTATTGCAGACCTTGACCATCCCTCTCCCCTACTGGGACTTCCTCTGACTTGGTAAGAATGGAAATACTGGTTTATTTTTAGCTGgaataattatgtaattttaataatactAATCAATTGCCATATAACCATAATTTTAAGTGCAGTGCAGTTATACGAGTTGACCCTGCAGAATAGGTGTGTATCTAACTGTTCAACTTGTCATTGTTTGATTAGATAATTCactcatatttattttaagattttaattttaaaccactaAGCCAGTCCTGGATTAAGCATCCGTGTGAAAGAATGGGGTATAAGCAGAGGTGTAGTGGCACTGGTAGGAAAAAGGTTCGGGTCGGTGGGGGCGGAGCGGATTCCTCTGCATGTCACTTGATCAATGTAATGAGAGACTGTACAGTAACTCCCTCTTTTCATTTcacacatttgtattgtttattttaaacatttgataTGGTCCTTGTAATTAAAGTGTTTGAACTTAATACACGTCTGCTTGCTCCAGGACTCCCTTGTAAACATGGTAAATCTCAAGGGGTGTTttgctagtgtgtgtgtgtgtgtgtgtttttttttttgtttttttaataaataaataaaagtacatttgCTAAAAGGAAACTCAGTGCAGTCAGTCTTTATGGTCTTGTGATGcattaataaatcaatacagaaGGAAATGCTGCACAGATAGAAAGCCAAAGTGTTCATTAGTAGTGCACATCATTTAATCTGGTTTATGTCCTGCTTAGATTTAGTCTATTGGATGGATTGTAGCCAATTGTGAATACATTCCATAAGCCATTCATTATACTACTGGGCAAGGGTACAGCCATTGTGTGGTTAAACTAGAGCCAAATTACTAATCTATTTAATTTCTTGTGGTAGGCAGTTTGGCCCATAGGGAAACTAGGGGTCTTGTCACATTTGTTTAAGGGATTCACTAAATTGAGTGTTTGGGATATCTGTAAAGTATTCAAATGGTTAAAAGAATGTGCATTGAAtataaatattgattttgtttgattCCCAGCCCTGGTTTAGAAGCCCCGTCTGTCACCTTCGACACAGACCCACACCAAGCCAGCTCCACTCCACCCCTCTAGAGACTCACCCAGATGCATGTTTGAAATGCGCTGCTTGTCTGAGTGAAGACACACCTCTTAAATAACCTTCCTCCCTGTCTCCGCCCCACCTTCTCTCCTTTCCCTGCCTTTCTTTTCCTCGCTCAACCCCAACCCCACATCCTTCCTTACCCCAACTTTTCCATCCATTTCCCCAGATCCCCTCCCTGGCTTCTTTCCACCTCAACACTTCTCATAATCTCTCAATCATTTctctccacccctctctcttcactctctctccctttctctctgccACTTTCTTTCGGTCTTTCTCATTTGTCTGCCTTCCCCCTTTCccagatctctctctcttcgACTCTTTGTCCCTCTTACTCAAAAAACTTCCCTTCTCTTCACTCTTTGCTCCCTCCTCTCTCACTTCCCCACCTTCTCTCCAACTCTCCTGGAAACTCTTCCATCCTTTGGTcctccctgctctctctctatctctccccctctctccatctcagtAAGATGCTGTGTCTGGGACGCTCTCTGGACTCTCCCTGCACTCTGGCCCTGCTTGTGGGTTTCCAGTTCGCCTTTGTGGTTTACTTCTCTCTGGGGGGGTTCAAAGGCCTGGTTTCGGTCCTCGTCCGCTCCGCTGACCCCGAATTTGACTATTCCAAACCTCACGACGTCTACACCAATCTCAGCCAGCTGGGGGCGCCACTGATCCACCCGGAGACCACTGGGGCCACGGCGTTAGCATCAGGCAGGGAGCACCTGAAAGACTGCCCAGACCCCTCACCTCTCTTGGGTGAGTCTCCCAACCAGTGATCCCCAAACCTGGTCACCAAAGGCTCCCATTGAGAAGCTTGCATATATATTTGTCAGTATATACAATGCTCTTAGGAGAGAATAGATTTATTTGTCGGTTCCGGAGGAAATAATATAatcagtttaataaaataatttgctgATTCATCCACTATGGTGACTCAGTTAAGAAACTGGCAAGGTTTAACAATCattatttacatctttaaatgcAGACAGACTGGGCTGAGCTACAAGCACAAAGCTGACAGCTCTCCGTCTCGTGCTAATAAAATATTCACCGCCCGCTGCCCCCCAGCTCTGGTGCAATCAATAGCAGTCTACCTTTAATCAGATCTGGAAATTGTAGTTGGCATAAAACGGTAAGCCTGATTACAGAGGGAGAGCAATAGATAGAACCGTATTAGATTAAGAGGTTGTTGgttttttttctacattttgttCAAAATACCTTTTTAATTAAGTCCCATGCCAGTGACCCGTAGAGAAAATATctcataaaatatttattatgtAGCAAGCAGAGCCAAAATCTACTAGTTTCAGAATGGGCACTTTAATTAACAGATAAATGTAACCAAACAGATCAATTCTGGTGTAATTGATTTGTAAAGTGATCTAATGCAGCCCGGAAGATACcattctgtatttgtttattccaatatatatataaataaatggtcAGGAACATATATTGAAggacattttgaaaatatactgaaaagtcttattcatatattaatggaaatacatttcaggtacaggttgaattgtgATTGTGATTATGTTGAAATATATCATTTCATATTCTTAATTCAATATCACTGgattttcaaaatgcatttaacCAGATTTTTCAGGCCAAATATTTATTAGCATATATTCATGGGATGTTTCTGTAGGAGGTACAAATACCTTGGTACCCACAAAAGCTTCTCTGCAGAGACAAGTTTTTCTCTAGATATATTTCTTCCAAGTGTAGTCCTACGCTTTAGACCTTCTCTTTTGTCTGGGGGTCTTTAAGTCTGTAGTATCACAGGTGCACTCTTGAACCCgccctctctctccgtctctctctttgTACACCAGTGGGACCTGTAGCCGTGCTGCTCTCGTCGTCCTTCTCTCTCGACCAGATCCGGGATCGCAACCCCCTGGTTCTGCCGGGTGGCCGCTACCTCCCCCCGGATTGTGAGCCCAGGCATCACACCGCCGTCATCATCCCCTACCGCAACAGGCAGGCCCACCTTCGCGCCCTACTCTACCACCTGCACCCCTTCCTGCAGAGGCAACAGCTCCACTATGGCATCTACATCGTGCACCAGGTTGGCCCTAGATGTTCTATGCTGGGGGTCCTAATCACTGGTTCTGGGGGGGTTCTCCACAGGAATGCTCTGTGGTTGGGCAGCAGAAAAAAACCACACACAATCTTCCAAATGTAGCCGATTGCTGTTCTTCGCTGTACAAACTTTCAGTAGTGATTCAGACTAGTTAACAACATTGTTAGTCTGATAGTGGAGTTCGTTTTATAAATATGACCACCTTCAAATAGTTAGCTGTtccattaaatacattaattgttAAAGCTCACACTCTTCTGATATTATGCGGAATCGGCAGAGAGACATCCGTGTCTTTTACACAGTGTTAATGCAAGCAGGAAACTGTGGCCCAGCTGCCAGTCAGCGGTTtggaggtcaaaggtcagttgaaacaaaaactgGAAGATGTGGAAGTATTACAGGACCAGGGATGGACAAGTGTATGGAAAAAGGTCCTACCTTCATGCCCCACACCTATGGCCTGGACTCCATCAAAAGAGCCATATCTGCCATTTGTCAATTACAAGCTTGTACTTTCTTTCCTCagttgtcagaagccactttctactactaaTACAGAAATACGTGAGGTCTGTGAGGTtgaaatatggttttcatttggtctaggccttactctcttgcattctctctctctctctctcagatgggAAACTCTACCTTTAACCGGGCCAAGCTGCTCAATGTGGGGGTGAAGGAGGCTCTGAAAGACGGGGAGTGGCAGTGTCTGTTTCTGCATGATGTGGATCTGCTGCCCGAGAACGACCACAACCTATATGTGTGTGACCCCAAGTCGCCCAAGCATGTCTCTGTGGCCATGGACAAGTTCAGATACAGGTACCATGTGTCTCTGGGGCTCCTCACTTGGCAGGGTGGGATGGGGGAATTTTTAGATCCACATAGAGACGGAAAAAAAAGACCTACAGCCAAGGTTGATTATActgcatatactgtatatcagTCAGTTTATAAGAACATATACAGATACTATGAATAAGAAGAGACTTGTTGGTCCATCCACCTCATTTGGTTCCATGCTGATAACGTATTGATTCAAGGACTTAAAATATTTAAGCTCAAAACTGATTGCGAACGAGTTCTGCAGGCGGCTGTTTTCCCGCTTTGGTCGGATTTTGGAGCTGATAAAATGTTGTTTCTAGAAGGAACCCACAGAGTCCTCCACAGCTATGTGTTTGGAGAGCTTCTTCCTAAATTTAAAACCTAAACTTTTGCTGTATTTTAACTGTTTGATGCAGCAGAACACTTTCAACCTACCTCTGTAGGTTAAGCCCCTTACTTCAGAAGCATTTGACATCTTGAGGCCTCCCCATGCTCTAATGACATTAAGCCGTGTCTGTGTCTGATCCTCGTATCCCTTCAGATTGCCTTATCCCCAGTATTTCGGGGGTGTGTCGGCCCTGACTCCTGACCAGTACATGAAGATGAATGGCTTTCCCAACCAGTACTGGGGCTGGGGGGGGGAGGACGATGACATTGCTGCTAggtaagagagagaaaaagagatcgCTCTGATCTCTGAGTGTTCAACAATTACTGATCTCTCAATATTTTTGTAGTTCCTTGATTGACAATTGCACTGTTTTCCCAGAGATCAGTGCAGATTCTATGTCATATGTCACAGTCATGTGATCTATATACCATGGTTCAGTGTCTCAACTTTGAATTTGAAAGCAGTAATACAAATCTGCACTTTATTAAATGATATTGGGTTATTGCTGCATTTTTGATGACTCAAAATCTGAACCCTTACCCCAGAACAGGCCAACATactgttttctttaaatgtgaATGGTAGCAAATACAAGCCAAACTTCAGGGTAGGTGTGTTATTGGTGAGaaatatattgtgtatttatttgaggGTGGGAAGCTCCGTTTATATTAGCTGGCTGAGAGTGCATCAATTATAGGACAAGTAACACTTAATGAAAGCAAGCATGGATTTGTGACGTACCCTGAAGGAACAGTCAATTGAAAAGCACCTCTTGAATGGCCATCCCATATTTGTTGCAGTTCATTTATTCTTTCCATTCTATTTTCCATTCATCTTGTCGAAGTCCACTAGAATCCATCTTTGGTTGCTTTTATTACTCTGTCTTCATTTTTCCCACCATTCTCTCAAAACTCACTGCCATCATCTGGGAGATCAGTGTTTGAGGGGCAGGTAAGTTGTCTAACCAGACCAGTAGTGCTTTCGTTTAGTTCTCCTTAGATTAGAGATCTAGTTTGTAGTACGGAATCCTCACCACGTCCTTTTGGTAGTCTAAACCTGATTTGTGTGTATTGAACAGATCCATTTTTGATTTTAACCCTCGCAGAGTAGCGAACCTAAATATAAGTTTAGTACAATGTAGGAATACAACTGGAGACTACTGCATCTCAGTACGTATGGTGTCTGGTTGTCCTACAGAGTGCGATTGTCTGGAATGAAGATCACGCGCCCCTCTGTGGCAGTGGGCCACTATAAGATGATCAAGCACAGGGGAGACCGGGGGAATGAGGAGAACCCACGCAGGTAACACTACAGACTTCTGCTTGTTAACTTGCCTGGCTTCTCAAATACAAGGCCGTATGTTTCATTATGTCAGATGGGGGGGAAAAGGATAATGTTTAATCTGAAACTTGTATCTGTATCTGAGACGGTGATTGTCGAGGATTTGTTTTCTATAGATGCTGTTGTGCAATGTTTCAATGTTTAGCTGCCTCTGAGATTGAAGAGTTCTAATGATTCAGCAGATTTTCAGAATTCCACGTGGCAGTACTTTGAGAGAAGTACAGATTTCCCTTCTCTGCACAACACATACTGCTGTTCACACAAAACTTGTATTCATTTCCAGCCCCGACGTTTCAAACTCAGATCTTTGTCAAGACTTCTGACACACAGGTACCTTCAAtctatttaaagaaaacaaccaaaacaaaaaacgctTTAATGTTTTAACATGATTAACCGGTTGTTGATCAGTCCTCCTAATTAAACCTATTTTTATTAAAGAACACCATACATTGATTAACACTTATATAAACCTGTACAAAACTGTAATAACTTATCCTAATATTCAGTCATTTCCATATGGATGCAATCGGAACAAGTACATCAGTCGTGCCAAGACCTTTTAATGCACTATCCTTCCCTTTGCCACCGCAACATTTTCAAATCTTGTTAAAGCATCTTTTTCAGTTCCCATGTTATTAAATGTgatggggttgggggggttaGTTGCTGACAGTGCAGTTTATTcttctctcctgtctctctgctcAAGATTTGACTTGCTGATACGAACCAGGAGTAACTGGAAGTCTGACGGCCTGAACTCTCTGACTTACGAGCTCTTGTCCAAGGAGCTGGAGCCGCTCTATACCAACCTGTCGGTCCACATAGGCGAAGACCCCCGGAAACCACAGAAGACCCACCCGCCCTACAAATCTCCCGAAGGCTCGCAAAAAAAGCAGACGCCCCCCAAGGCGCCCGGATCCACCGACCTACAGAAAACCCAAAAGGCCAAGAAAGACGCGGCAGGTGGGCTTGGAAGGGAAAGGGGTGGATCTGTATCGGAAGGGCAAGGGGGTAGTCATCAAGACGGTGGGGTCCGGAAGGCCAATGAGACCCGAGGTGTGGCTTTACCGGGCAGGCTCGGCAATCACTCGTTCGGGGTACCGGCACAGGAAGGCGGGGTTAAGAATGTGTCGGCTCAGGTGACATAAAGGAGGACACGCCCCCCACCGCTGCCATTGGCCACAGACTGTCCTCAGCCACTGTTGCCCGTTCGCCAAGTCGTCGCTGGTTCTGCACACAGATCATTCTCTGGGAACCTGCCGATTTGCCGAAACGAAAGTGAAAAATGCTGTACACTACGATTCCCCTCCTTGTTTCTGTGCCTTTTGTGttgtcattttctctctctctctcttttcgtTGGGACACCCTCGCCGATCTCTTGCTGGGTTTGCAGATGCGGGAGGCTGTTTCTTTCAGTTGAATCTGCTGTGCCGTATGCTTGTGCGTGCGCTGGTGTGACTGCGTTCGACTTTCATGAGGTGAACTGTGACAATGGAGGGAGTCGCCctttctagttttttttgttttgttattgttgttgtgaaACATTGCCATTAATTTAAATTTCTATTGACATTTAGTCATTTGTGTATAGACACGATAATCAACAAactaacaacaaagaaaaattGCAATCCATTTTGTTGTAAAAATTGTTAGAAAACAGAAAGCAGAGCAGTTATTAATGGGATATGCAAAACGGTTTCCTTATCTATGTATATCCCATAACGAATCATACTGACaatcagacttttttttttttaaggtttattAAACAATCGCCTGTTTCAGACCATTGCGAATGCATCAAACTTAATGCTTGGAGATTGACAGGACGTTGTATTTCGTGCACTTATTCTAACTGTGCTTTTGTTACATTGGAAAATGTCCACCATTCCCTAGTTGACACATCACCAGCTACGAAACTACTGTAGAGGGTTTGTTGTTGCACGGCACACCTACTGTTCTCTTTCACGCTAGCATCCTCTACCAACCTGCACTCGGTGTCAAGTGGGTCGGATGTGGGCTATCGCACTACAGTTTCTGTTAGCAGGTTAGAGCAGCGGTCTCTGATGGAAGTTCATTGTGCATCTCGCTCGACCCGGGTCGGTGCCGGTTAACCCACTTCCTGAGATGGACCCGGGTCAAGCTGCTTCCCGCAGGTATCTGCCTGCACGCTAACGAAAATCATAACCTGCCTCATAAGAAGACATTGATGCACATCTGTAATATGACTAGTACTCTCAGTTTTACCATAGTCTTCTGAAAGATCAGTGTGAAGTCAAGCAAGTGGAACCAATTTCGGAAGATCTCGCATCCCCGGGACTGAAGTTCGATACCCCTGGATAGTTGTAGTGTTGGCAATCTAAGTCTGTAATAGCTGATTGCTTTGAAGTTTTGCAATTCAGCCTCACCTGACTGATGTCCCTTTTGACAGGCTGAACAATGCTTTAACCAAACGTTTTTTAAACTGCAAGTCACCTTTCCAACGTGTTGCATCCCTCTTCATTCTAAAGCATCAGAACACGATTGCCTTCGACTGTCAGATTTCCAGACGTGGAAGATGTGATAGTATTTGATCATTAATTAATCCGACTCCTACCATCCACAGTTTGACAGCACTTGTTTTAGCGTGCTAGGATATTGAGAAATTATACTTGTATTAAACGGGAGACTGGATTGTGTTATATTTTTCTTGATATGGTTTGTtgtatctttttgttttcttgttctgCACTACAAATTCATTGTTTTGTAAGAATCtgttcaaaaaaagaaaaacttgcTAAAGCTCTAGGTGCCTCTTAATAGAATCGATCGCTCTCCTGCAGTTTCCTCATTCTTAGTTCTGTCCTGTTTCCCCTGCAGTGTGACTCCAGGCGTTGTGCTGGCGAGGCTGAGTGTGCTTGGTAGATTCGCAGTCTGTCGCTTTCCAATGGAGTCTGTTGTTGACTGTTAAGATCTTGATATGCGCTCGCTATGCAATTACTCTGCATACATGttgataatataataataataataataatgcaatttatatattcTAAATTCAACCTCATTCGTTCAAATTAGTAATCCATGCCATGAGCAGGCCTTTGAAAGTTGTTAGGTTAATGCTGCGCATCAGATATCGCATTTTGAAAAGTGCAAGTGCTCCTTGCTGTACAATGCTGCATGGATGTTGACCAAGATGAAGGATTTATGATTGGACGTAATGAGAGAACCACTGGAGCACCACGATCAAACAATCCGGTCGGTGCTGGGTTAAGATGACATGGCACAGTTCATGACGATGGCAAACGGAGATACAGAACGCACAGTTGGAGAGGTACAGAAACATATCTTTATCACCTTCTGTGTACCACTAGTGAATTGGCCTGAATCAAAGTGGCAATGGCGAAGGAAAACAAATAGCaggtccccccccacccaaaaaaaaGCAATTGAGAAGATGAAATTGCTAGGGAGTGATTGTGtagctgtgtttgtttgtgaaaTCTCTATATTTAATGAAATACCTAGTTTTGTATCAACTACATGGGACGGGCTGCGATGGCACTCATCTCTGGAGTGTGAGAACAAGATCGTTTTTATCTGGAATATATCTCTGATGTGCACTGAAAGATGTATATGttattaataaatcatatttaaagGTGTTTATGAtgagtttactttatttttctccccccaccccccaaggtTGCCACAAGCATGTAGCCTACCTGTTATCAACTGAAGTGCCATAGTTGTCGTAGTTCAAACAAGTATTgcattttaaactgtatttctCTATTAGAACATAAGGAAGTTTACACTCGAGACGAGGCCATTCAcaccattgtgctcatttggtgtccattaataaattagtgatccaaggatcctatccagtctatttttgaatgttcccaaattgttgcttcaaccacattgctggggagtttgttcagattgtgacgcctctctgcgtgaagaagtgtctcctgctttctttcctgaatgccttgaagcccagtttccattttgTGTCCctaggtgcgtgtgtccctgctgatctggaaaagctcctctggtttgatgcggtcgatgcctttcatgattttgaagacttggatcaagtccccacgtagtctcctctgttccagggtgaaaaggttcagttcctcagtctctcggtaggacattcccttcagacctggaataagtctggttgctctcctctgaactgcctctagagcagtgatatctttcttgaggtgtggagcccagaactgtgtacagtatccagatgagctctaactagtgcattgtacagtctgaacattactgcccttgttctcaattctacacttctgacaatataccctaacactctgtttgccttttttaatgcTTCCACAcattggatggagaaagtgaggagtccacatagactcctacgTCTTTCTCAAGTGtaacttcatctagttctattcctcccatagtgtaattatagtggacatttttgttacctgcatgtaataacttagcacttgtccacattgaatttcatctgccaggtgtcgctaaaggattattaggaacacctgttcaatttctcattaatgcaattatctaaccaaccaatcacatggcagttgcttcaatgcatttaggggtgtggtcctggtcaagacaatctcctgaactccaaactgaatgtctgaatgggaaagaaaggtgatttaagcaattttgagcgtggcatggttgttggtgccagacgggccggtctgagtatttcacaatctgctcagttactgggattttcacgcacaaccatttctagggttt contains:
- the b4galt3 gene encoding beta-1,4-galactosyltransferase 3 isoform X1 produces the protein MLCLGRSLDSPCTLALLVGFQFAFVVYFSLGGFKGLVSVLVRSADPEFDYSKPHDVYTNLSQLGAPLIHPETTGATALASGREHLKDCPDPSPLLVGPVAVLLSSSFSLDQIRDRNPLVLPGGRYLPPDCEPRHHTAVIIPYRNRQAHLRALLYHLHPFLQRQQLHYGIYIVHQMGNSTFNRAKLLNVGVKEALKDGEWQCLFLHDVDLLPENDHNLYVCDPKSPKHVSVAMDKFRYRLPYPQYFGGVSALTPDQYMKMNGFPNQYWGWGGEDDDIAARVRLSGMKITRPSVAVGHYKMIKHRGDRGNEENPRRFDLLIRTRSNWKSDGLNSLTYELLSKELEPLYTNLSVHIGEDPRKPQKTHPPYKSPEGSQKKQTPPKAPGSTDLQKTQKAKKDAAGGLGRERGGSVSEGQGGSHQDGGVRKANETRGVALPGRLGNHSFGVPAQEGGVKNVSAQVT
- the b4galt3 gene encoding beta-1,4-galactosyltransferase 3 isoform X2; amino-acid sequence: MLCLGRSLDSPCTLALLVGFQFAFVVYFSLGGFKGLVSVLVRSADPEFDYSKPHDVYTNLSQLGAPLIHPETTGATALASGREHLKDCPDPSPLLVGPVAVLLSSSFSLDQIRDRNPLVLPGGRYLPPDCEPRHHTAVIIPYRNRQAHLRALLYHLHPFLQRQQLHYGIYIVHQMGNSTFNRAKLLNVGVKEALKDGEWQCLFLHDVDLLPENDHNLYVCDPKSPKHVSVAMDKFRYRVRLSGMKITRPSVAVGHYKMIKHRGDRGNEENPRRFDLLIRTRSNWKSDGLNSLTYELLSKELEPLYTNLSVHIGEDPRKPQKTHPPYKSPEGSQKKQTPPKAPGSTDLQKTQKAKKDAAGGLGRERGGSVSEGQGGSHQDGGVRKANETRGVALPGRLGNHSFGVPAQEGGVKNVSAQVT
- the b4galt3 gene encoding beta-1,4-galactosyltransferase 3 isoform X3, which translates into the protein MLCLGRSLDSPCTLALLVGFQFAFVVYFSLGGFKGLVSVLVRSADPEFDYSKPHDVYTNLSQLGAPLIHPETTGATALASGREHLKDCPDPSPLLVGPVAVLLSSSFSLDQIRDRNPLVLPGGRYLPPDCEPRHHTAVIIPYRNRQAHLRALLYHLHPFLQRQQLHYGIYIVHQMGNSTFNRAKLLNVGVKEALKDGEWQCLFLHDVDLLPENDHNLYVCDPKSPKHVSVAMDKFRYRLPYPQYFGGVSALTPDQYMKMNGFPNQYWGWGGEDDDIAARVRLSGMKITRPSVAVGHYKMIKHRGDRGNEENPRSPDVSNSDLCQDF